The following coding sequences are from one Nitrospirae bacterium YQR-1 window:
- a CDS encoding radical SAM protein, with translation MEIRKAAFIESKAPGNHIYTRYPVPRVGAVLLSTILTAQGYEVRVFIEDLAKIDWQYVEQSDIVCISTITPTATRAYKHAKRVKSLGIPVVMGGAHVSFMQEEALSYCDYVIRGEGDEAIVELFNYLEKGSPDIKTIKGLSYRDKDGTVINNESRPLLASLDELPIPDVSLVQDFERSSIYPVSLSRGCPFNCNFCSVIRVFGRRYRSKSIENSLAEIRSASSHPKKNIFFVDDNFTASKKRSKILMQEMINENMKTGYNAQVRTDVAKDRELLDLMARSDCKTVYIGFESINPKTLVEYNKGQGLQEIKECIKAVKEHGILIHGMFVMGADNDDVSTIRQTADFAIEQGIDTIQLMVLTPLPGTPFYNDMLSSGRLIHQDWARFDAHHVVFKPKIMNPQTLHMETLKAMGKFYSWKYIFRHIAHLDFFHVAVGLYGKQAVKQALVEAKEYLNFITQMLETNNLSEPNVSIR, from the coding sequence ATGGAAATCAGAAAAGCAGCATTCATCGAGTCCAAAGCGCCTGGTAACCACATATACACACGTTATCCGGTTCCCAGGGTAGGGGCTGTGTTGCTTTCAACCATCCTTACGGCTCAAGGGTATGAGGTGAGGGTATTCATAGAGGACCTTGCCAAAATAGACTGGCAGTATGTTGAGCAGTCTGATATAGTGTGCATATCCACAATAACCCCCACAGCAACGAGGGCGTACAAACACGCTAAGAGAGTAAAGAGCCTGGGAATACCTGTTGTAATGGGCGGGGCGCACGTTTCTTTTATGCAGGAAGAGGCGCTGTCCTATTGTGACTATGTCATCAGGGGCGAGGGTGATGAAGCAATAGTGGAGCTTTTTAACTACCTCGAAAAAGGCTCTCCTGACATTAAAACCATTAAGGGGCTCTCTTACAGAGATAAAGACGGAACTGTCATAAACAATGAATCCAGGCCACTGCTTGCTTCTCTCGATGAGTTGCCTATTCCTGACGTATCGCTGGTTCAGGATTTCGAGAGATCCAGCATATATCCGGTGTCGCTCTCCAGAGGCTGCCCGTTTAACTGCAACTTCTGTTCGGTAATAAGAGTCTTTGGCAGACGCTACCGTTCAAAATCAATAGAGAATTCTCTGGCGGAGATACGTTCAGCAAGCAGCCATCCAAAGAAAAATATTTTTTTCGTTGATGATAACTTTACGGCAAGCAAGAAAAGATCTAAAATTCTAATGCAGGAAATGATAAATGAAAACATGAAAACCGGCTACAATGCCCAGGTACGAACAGATGTAGCAAAGGACCGCGAATTACTTGACCTGATGGCAAGGTCCGATTGTAAGACCGTATATATTGGATTTGAGTCAATAAATCCTAAAACACTTGTTGAATACAACAAGGGACAGGGTTTGCAGGAAATCAAAGAGTGTATAAAAGCGGTAAAAGAGCACGGGATACTAATTCACGGAATGTTTGTCATGGGTGCGGACAATGATGACGTTTCAACGATAAGGCAAACTGCTGACTTTGCCATTGAGCAGGGAATAGATACCATTCAGTTGATGGTATTAACGCCGTTGCCCGGTACGCCGTTTTACAATGATATGCTGTCAAGCGGCAGGTTGATTCATCAGGACTGGGCACGGTTTGACGCACACCACGTCGTCTTTAAACCAAAAATAATGAACCCGCAAACATTGCACATGGAAACGCTGAAAGCGATGGGAAAGTTCTATTCATGGAAATACATTTTCCGGCATATAGCACATTTAGACTTTTTCCATGTTGCAGTAGGGCTCTATGGAAAACAGGCTGTAAAACAAGCTTTGGTGGAAGCAAAAGAGTACCTTAATTTCATTACCCAAATGTTGGAAACTAATAACCTCTCCGAACCAAATGTCTCGATTCGATAA
- a CDS encoding glycosyltransferase family 4 protein → MKIRVAFIKFGGLSTGGTERWLQMMAANLPRKRFVVDFYYCDSAPYIGSDWTHPDTDPQRLKFMLDHGVNLRKFHVGFKDLTTETHQWVDTDFREIFDETLYDLIQCAKAGPMEYPFYLINKPVVEYVTLLAGVDLSPNIAWSIHLSQWQRIRWAKWGGNLSKSSVIPIPSYPPASEENLREELGIPPGAVVMGFHQRVDNNIASPVPLTAFSRLRNIKDCWFIIMGGGDFYRKLAGRLSIENIHFLGHSGDSLRISKFLNTLDIFAHGRADGETYGTVLAEALIHGKPCISHLSTFGANAQPETMGPSGLFAMDVDDYTEKLQTLVEDKQYRKKLAAKALPHAETYFNLQSAVRNLTGVYKKVLGLESKKSKKNQIPYYYSRYGFLYSTTEPEKTNSFKHILADNISDEFPLMAAVFLLKEVDTVVDVAAEGSFYFALAASKNKKVHVFETNAKALSCLNETIRLNNWEDTVQVHGSTDDLTDISNIGFMKVKNDKAGLMVIDKAEVILMKHKPVFFIEPSFEPLMDVLISTLIKIQDFGYNIYEADERSLSYRKFNCTNIHSLSNTIMCINKQSGLMRELHLRAFKEKTIRNTKLTIKNLAEKLLKIPISRDLKERLYPIWTKLRF, encoded by the coding sequence ATGAAAATACGGGTGGCTTTTATAAAGTTTGGGGGGCTTTCCACAGGCGGCACGGAGAGGTGGCTTCAGATGATGGCTGCAAATCTGCCCCGCAAACGTTTTGTTGTAGATTTCTACTACTGCGATAGTGCGCCTTATATCGGCTCTGATTGGACTCACCCGGACACTGACCCGCAAAGGCTGAAATTTATGCTCGATCATGGGGTAAACTTACGTAAATTCCACGTAGGCTTTAAAGACCTCACAACGGAAACACATCAGTGGGTTGACACTGATTTCCGGGAGATTTTTGATGAAACCCTGTACGATTTAATCCAATGCGCTAAGGCCGGCCCCATGGAATACCCTTTTTATTTAATTAACAAACCGGTAGTGGAATACGTAACTCTTTTAGCAGGCGTTGATCTGAGCCCAAACATCGCCTGGAGCATACACCTGTCACAGTGGCAGCGCATCAGGTGGGCAAAGTGGGGTGGGAATCTGAGCAAGAGCTCCGTGATTCCTATCCCATCATATCCACCGGCCTCTGAGGAAAACCTAAGGGAGGAGCTCGGCATCCCTCCAGGGGCTGTTGTTATGGGATTTCACCAAAGGGTTGACAACAACATTGCAAGCCCTGTTCCGTTAACAGCGTTTTCCCGTCTGCGCAATATAAAGGACTGCTGGTTTATTATAATGGGCGGCGGGGATTTCTACAGAAAGCTGGCAGGGAGGCTCAGCATTGAAAATATCCATTTTTTAGGCCATAGCGGTGACTCACTCAGAATATCCAAATTTCTCAACACTCTGGACATCTTTGCCCACGGCAGAGCAGACGGCGAGACATATGGCACCGTGCTTGCCGAGGCCTTAATTCACGGCAAGCCCTGCATTTCACATCTAAGCACCTTTGGGGCAAACGCCCAACCTGAAACTATGGGTCCCTCGGGTCTCTTTGCTATGGATGTGGATGATTATACCGAAAAACTTCAAACTCTCGTTGAGGACAAACAATACAGAAAAAAACTTGCCGCTAAAGCACTCCCTCATGCAGAAACTTACTTTAACCTGCAATCCGCCGTGAGAAATCTCACAGGTGTTTATAAAAAAGTCCTTGGTCTGGAAAGTAAGAAAAGTAAAAAAAACCAAATCCCTTATTACTACAGCCGGTACGGTTTTCTCTACAGCACCACAGAGCCTGAAAAAACCAACAGTTTTAAACACATTTTAGCAGATAATATTTCCGATGAATTCCCACTTATGGCAGCCGTGTTTCTGCTAAAAGAAGTTGACACTGTTGTAGATGTCGCAGCGGAGGGAAGTTTCTATTTTGCACTGGCTGCAAGCAAAAACAAAAAAGTGCATGTCTTTGAAACCAATGCAAAGGCGCTGTCTTGTTTAAATGAAACAATTCGCTTAAATAACTGGGAAGACACGGTACAAGTGCATGGCTCTACCGATGACCTTACCGATATTAGTAACATTGGATTTATGAAAGTTAAAAATGACAAAGCCGGCCTTATGGTTATTGACAAGGCGGAGGTGATTTTAATGAAACACAAGCCGGTATTTTTTATAGAACCATCTTTTGAACCACTGATGGATGTGCTTATAAGTACATTAATAAAAATACAAGATTTTGGTTATAATATATATGAAGCAGACGAGCGGTCGTTGTCTTATAGAAAATTCAACTGTACAAATATTCACAGCCTTTCAAATACAATTATGTGTATAAACAAGCAAAGCGGCTTAATGCGTGAGCTTCATCTCCGGGCATTTAAAGAGAAAACCATAAGAAATACAAAATTAACGATAAAGAATCTGGCTGAAAAGTTATTAAAAATACCCATATCACGGGATTTAAAAGAGAGGTTATACCCAATATGGACAAAATTACGATTTTAA
- a CDS encoding alpha-1,2-fucosyltransferase, with amino-acid sequence MIVVKLRGGIGNQMFQYAIGRRLSLLNKVPLKFDIEIYKTDIGRKYSLGAFAIEEHFATAHEIKRLSLSDKGIFKKVFNRLQGKKAQMPASYFCEKQPFHFDPEVFTHSVPLYLDGYFQSEKYFTDIEAVIRNDFTVKAPLSNINKELHALITETGSVSVHIRRGDYVTSKSVNNEFGVLPLDYYRKGVEILESEGVKPHIFLFSDDPVWCKENFKINVAVHFIEANSPDCAYEDLRLMSACKHHIIANSSFSWWGAWLGNYAEKKVIAPARWFRSTKYDTRDLIPAKWKLIYTKLHSFD; translated from the coding sequence GTGATTGTTGTTAAATTAAGGGGCGGCATTGGCAACCAAATGTTTCAGTATGCCATAGGGAGGCGGCTTTCTTTACTCAATAAGGTGCCCCTTAAGTTTGATATCGAAATCTACAAAACCGATATCGGCAGGAAGTACTCTTTGGGTGCATTTGCCATTGAAGAGCACTTTGCCACAGCTCATGAAATCAAACGTCTAAGCCTCTCAGACAAGGGAATTTTTAAAAAAGTCTTTAACCGGTTGCAGGGCAAAAAAGCACAAATGCCGGCCTCTTATTTTTGTGAGAAACAACCGTTTCACTTTGACCCTGAGGTCTTTACGCATTCTGTGCCGCTATACCTTGACGGATATTTTCAAAGTGAAAAATACTTCACTGATATAGAGGCTGTAATCAGAAACGATTTTACTGTAAAAGCACCGCTTAGTAACATAAACAAAGAGCTTCATGCGCTGATAACAGAGACCGGCTCTGTTAGTGTTCATATAAGACGCGGAGACTATGTTACAAGCAAATCAGTTAACAATGAGTTTGGAGTGCTTCCTCTGGATTACTACCGCAAGGGAGTTGAAATCCTTGAAAGTGAAGGAGTAAAGCCGCATATTTTCTTATTCAGTGATGACCCTGTGTGGTGCAAAGAGAATTTTAAAATTAATGTCGCCGTACATTTTATAGAAGCAAATTCACCTGATTGTGCTTACGAGGACCTCCGTCTGATGTCGGCATGTAAACATCACATTATAGCCAACAGTTCATTTAGCTGGTGGGGCGCATGGCTGGGTAATTACGCTGAAAAAAAAGTGATTGCCCCGGCCCGCTGGTTTCGCAGTACCAAATATGACACAAGGGACCTGATTCCCGCAAAATGGAAACTTATTTATACCAAGCTGCATTCATTCGATTAA
- a CDS encoding 4Fe-4S binding protein, producing the protein MLCGGASCTARGSLKIKEAFEQELKQRNLDSEVSIYVTGCNGFCTQAPLLTLYPGGIFYESLTPDDVIPIIEQHLLKGELHSKRLYTLGKDSIPAFSDIPFFKFQTPRVLKNRGLTDPNSIDDYIGSDGYFALLKALTSPTPSMVINELKASGLRGRGGGGFPTGLKWEICRKAGSGTDSRDKYVICNAGPISRSISDTDPHSIIEGMLIAAKAAGASKGYIYIREPEHKFIISRMNHAVAKAKEYGLIGNNILGTGFEFDMEVATGAGTFICGEETALISSLEGTRGFPRPKPPYPAVRGLWGKPTIVDNAETFANVPLIILNGADWFRSVGTEKSPGTKIFTLTGEVINNGLIEVPMGTPLKNIVNDLGGGMKKKRKFKALHIGGPTGGFIPESLIETPATYEGIVSTGAIMGSGNIIVMDTNTCMVNAAMFSMEFGKGESCGKCSPCRIGTTVMYEKFVDITEGRGKPGDIEILQEIATEVKRTTLCGLGQTSPLAVLTTIKYFRDEYEKHINEKWCPTGRCKALSSFSIDESICTGCTSCARKCPVNAISGEKKKPHQIDQSICIKCRTCFETCTFGSIRIQGRQTGIREAS; encoded by the coding sequence ATGCTCTGTGGCGGCGCAAGTTGCACTGCACGGGGAAGTTTAAAGATAAAGGAGGCCTTTGAGCAGGAGTTAAAACAAAGGAATCTCGATTCTGAGGTATCCATCTATGTAACCGGCTGTAACGGGTTTTGTACCCAGGCCCCGCTTCTTACCCTCTACCCGGGCGGTATTTTCTACGAATCACTAACGCCGGATGATGTTATTCCTATTATAGAGCAACATTTACTTAAAGGAGAACTTCACTCTAAACGTCTCTACACATTGGGAAAGGACTCGATACCCGCATTTTCGGATATCCCCTTTTTTAAGTTTCAAACCCCCAGAGTGCTGAAAAACAGAGGACTTACAGACCCCAACAGCATTGATGATTATATAGGTAGTGACGGCTACTTTGCCCTGCTTAAGGCTTTGACCAGTCCCACCCCATCAATGGTAATAAACGAGTTAAAGGCTTCCGGATTGAGAGGGCGCGGAGGGGGGGGCTTTCCCACAGGGCTAAAGTGGGAAATTTGCAGGAAAGCCGGCAGCGGCACCGACAGCCGTGATAAATACGTGATTTGTAACGCAGGCCCCATATCAAGAAGCATCTCCGACACCGATCCTCACTCCATCATAGAGGGAATGCTCATAGCGGCCAAAGCGGCCGGCGCATCAAAGGGCTACATTTACATAAGAGAGCCTGAGCACAAATTTATAATCTCCAGAATGAATCATGCAGTGGCAAAAGCTAAAGAATACGGCCTCATCGGCAATAATATTTTAGGCACCGGCTTTGAGTTTGACATGGAGGTTGCAACCGGGGCAGGCACATTTATCTGTGGTGAGGAAACAGCCCTGATAAGCTCTCTTGAGGGCACAAGGGGCTTTCCACGGCCTAAACCGCCCTATCCTGCCGTCAGGGGACTCTGGGGTAAGCCAACAATTGTTGACAATGCCGAGACATTTGCCAATGTTCCCCTGATAATATTAAACGGAGCCGACTGGTTCAGGTCAGTGGGTACGGAGAAATCCCCCGGGACAAAGATTTTTACGTTAACCGGAGAGGTTATCAACAACGGCCTCATAGAGGTGCCGATGGGCACCCCCCTCAAAAATATCGTAAACGACCTGGGGGGAGGGATGAAGAAAAAACGGAAATTCAAAGCCCTTCACATAGGCGGCCCCACAGGCGGATTCATTCCTGAATCTCTTATCGAAACTCCAGCCACATACGAGGGCATAGTAAGTACCGGTGCAATTATGGGCTCCGGTAATATCATAGTTATGGATACCAACACGTGCATGGTAAATGCCGCAATGTTTTCCATGGAATTTGGCAAGGGCGAGTCTTGCGGCAAGTGTTCACCATGCCGCATTGGGACAACTGTAATGTACGAAAAGTTTGTGGATATAACCGAGGGTAGAGGGAAGCCGGGCGATATAGAGATTTTACAGGAAATCGCAACAGAGGTAAAGCGCACTACATTGTGTGGTCTGGGACAGACCTCCCCGCTTGCCGTGCTCACTACGATAAAGTACTTCAGGGATGAGTATGAAAAACATATCAATGAGAAGTGGTGTCCAACAGGCCGCTGTAAGGCTCTTTCCTCATTTAGTATAGATGAAAGCATCTGTACAGGTTGCACATCTTGTGCCCGCAAATGCCCTGTTAATGCCATATCGGGAGAGAAGAAAAAACCTCATCAGATAGACCAGTCTATATGCATTAAATGCAGAACCTGTTTTGAGACATGCACCTTTGGCTCCATCCGCATTCAGGGGCGACAAACCGGTATCAGGGAGGCATCGTAA
- a CDS encoding NAD(P)H-dependent oxidoreductase subunit E — MKGNILVVDDDSIIIRSCRGVLEPLEYNVSGTTNPREAVEMIKANNYDVVITDMIMPGIDGFELIKRTKELKPETGIIAMTGYSIKGTIKDTLEYGILDYLQKPFSPNLLTDTVERVNNLVRKLKSQVAITEEDDVQGSYKIDAVNALIKQYKTVPGSLITVLSKTQEIIGYLPPAIQRLIAKGLRIPVSEVHSVVSFYPCYTMKARGKHNIRVCIGAACYAKRADVIVQKLCEHLQFNEDNITGDKKFSYEKVRCLGACASAPVIEIDHDSHGTVDPDKITEILKDYN; from the coding sequence ATGAAAGGTAACATTCTGGTTGTTGATGATGACAGTATAATTATTAGAAGTTGCAGAGGTGTCCTGGAGCCTCTGGAGTATAACGTAAGCGGTACAACCAACCCCAGGGAAGCAGTAGAAATGATCAAGGCTAACAACTACGACGTTGTAATAACCGACATGATAATGCCGGGAATTGATGGCTTTGAGCTCATAAAACGCACAAAGGAACTAAAGCCGGAGACCGGCATAATTGCCATGACCGGATATTCTATAAAGGGGACCATAAAGGATACCCTTGAATACGGCATTCTGGATTATCTGCAGAAGCCGTTTTCACCTAATCTCCTTACAGATACGGTGGAAAGAGTTAATAACCTGGTCAGGAAGCTGAAATCACAAGTTGCCATTACCGAGGAGGACGACGTACAGGGAAGCTATAAGATAGATGCGGTAAATGCCCTTATAAAACAATACAAAACTGTGCCGGGCTCTCTTATCACAGTGCTTAGTAAGACACAGGAAATCATAGGCTATCTGCCTCCCGCCATCCAGAGATTAATAGCAAAGGGACTCAGAATTCCCGTAAGTGAGGTACACTCTGTAGTGTCGTTTTATCCCTGCTACACGATGAAAGCACGCGGCAAGCACAACATACGCGTATGTATAGGGGCCGCCTGTTACGCTAAAAGGGCTGATGTAATAGTTCAAAAGCTCTGTGAGCACCTCCAGTTTAACGAGGACAACATAACCGGGGATAAGAAGTTTTCATATGAAAAGGTGCGCTGCCTTGGCGCCTGCGCCTCAGCCCCTGTGATAGAGATTGACCATGACAGCCACGGCACAGTGGATCCTGATAAAATAACAGAAATTCTGAAAGATTATAACTAA
- a CDS encoding response regulator, whose product MERGRILVLDDDSVITMACKRILGAEGYDVVVSNTGKEALNQLGKDEFDLFVSDVRLPDINGITVLKESKIIQPKTDVVMITGYPTMQDARESIKLGAFEYIEKPFTPEFMVNIAKKIFDKRGWVLRQSFISEFKEYVVPLRGENPHVYYKEGLWARPVGDTLWEMGCDLRDQMATGEMMYVDFIQDLDAVKSGEPFVRLISSSGGVVELLSPMSGEIREFNLKANDVLTSLAKEHLSEGWMLWLVRVIPMEV is encoded by the coding sequence ATGGAAAGAGGCCGAATTCTGGTTTTAGATGACGACTCAGTAATAACAATGGCGTGTAAGAGAATCTTAGGCGCTGAGGGCTATGACGTTGTGGTTTCAAACACCGGTAAAGAGGCACTAAACCAGCTCGGCAAAGATGAATTCGACCTCTTTGTCTCAGACGTCCGCCTTCCAGACATAAACGGGATTACCGTGCTTAAAGAGTCCAAAATAATTCAGCCCAAAACCGATGTTGTTATGATTACCGGCTATCCTACTATGCAGGATGCAAGGGAATCTATCAAGCTTGGAGCCTTTGAGTACATAGAAAAGCCCTTTACACCGGAGTTTATGGTAAACATCGCTAAAAAGATTTTTGACAAGAGGGGTTGGGTACTGAGACAGTCTTTTATCAGTGAGTTTAAAGAGTACGTAGTGCCACTGAGGGGTGAAAACCCGCACGTATATTATAAGGAAGGACTATGGGCACGCCCTGTCGGTGATACACTATGGGAGATGGGATGTGACCTCAGAGACCAGATGGCCACAGGGGAGATGATGTATGTGGATTTTATTCAGGACCTCGATGCCGTCAAAAGCGGCGAACCATTTGTAAGACTTATTTCAAGCTCAGGAGGAGTCGTTGAGTTGTTATCCCCCATGAGCGGTGAAATCAGGGAGTTCAATCTCAAAGCCAACGACGTGTTAACCTCTCTTGCCAAAGAACATCTGTCGGAGGGCTGGATGCTGTGGCTTGTCAGAGTAATCCCTATGGAAGTATAG
- a CDS encoding response regulator: MIKSKILVLDDEEIVRISCKRVLEGEGYDVSTASSVTEAIKLLELEDYTVVITDLLMPDTDGFEFLGIIKNRWPSLRVVVMTGYGTVEITQKSLELGAKEFLKKPFIPEELISATLSACNAETEFYLNDDFMDM, encoded by the coding sequence ATGATAAAAAGCAAGATACTTGTGCTGGACGATGAGGAAATAGTCCGTATAAGCTGTAAGAGGGTTTTAGAGGGCGAGGGATATGACGTCAGCACTGCCTCCTCAGTCACTGAGGCGATAAAACTCCTTGAGCTGGAAGACTACACTGTTGTAATAACTGACTTATTAATGCCCGACACAGACGGATTTGAGTTTCTTGGAATAATAAAAAACAGATGGCCGTCATTAAGGGTGGTAGTTATGACCGGTTACGGCACTGTCGAGATAACACAGAAATCACTGGAATTAGGCGCTAAAGAGTTTTTAAAAAAGCCCTTTATACCGGAGGAACTCATAAGTGCGACCCTGTCGGCCTGTAACGCCGAGACGGAGTTCTACCTTAACGATGACTTTATGGATATGTAG
- the typA gene encoding translational GTPase TypA, with amino-acid sequence MKRDDLRNIAIIAHVDHGKTTLVDAMFKQSGTFRLTERLQERMMDSIDLERERGITIMAKNTAVHFNAIKINIVDTPGHADFGGEVERTLKMVDGVLLLVDASEGPLPQTRFVLKKALDLNLPPIIVINKIDRQDARISEVLDEIYDLFIDLDAKEEQLDFPIIYTNAKKGVAKTDINDDSTDLKALFEAIVTRISPPDDKRTETLQILVTNIDYNDYVGRLAIGRIFSGTIRVGDTVSVIRAHDETMKTKIVTLYTFDGLKRVDAVESCSGDIIALSGIDGITIGDTVTSVDNPKPLPRIKVDEPTISMLFSINTSPFAGKEGKFVTSRNLRERLEKELLYNVSIRVNFSAMETFEVMGRGELQLAILIEMMRREGYELSVAMPTTITKEIDGKLHEPMEVLVIDVPEDYVGVITKQIGIRKGRMLKMHNKGFGRVRLEYKIPSRGLIGFRSQFLTDTRGTGLLNHIFDGYEPWQGPISKRQTGALVADRPGRTTGYALFHLQPRGTLFITENTQVYEGMVIGENSRENDIDVNITKEKKLTNMRASGSDDALLLVPPKIMNLDNALEFIKEDELVEITPQSIRIRKMILQANKRPKRKTDSTEEK; translated from the coding sequence ATGAAAAGAGATGATTTAAGAAATATAGCAATCATAGCCCATGTAGATCATGGGAAAACCACTTTGGTAGATGCGATGTTTAAACAGTCGGGGACCTTTCGTTTAACGGAGAGGCTTCAGGAGCGCATGATGGACAGCATAGACCTTGAGCGTGAGCGCGGCATAACCATAATGGCTAAAAACACGGCTGTCCATTTTAACGCAATTAAGATAAACATAGTGGACACACCGGGGCATGCCGACTTCGGGGGCGAGGTTGAGAGGACTCTTAAGATGGTCGATGGTGTTCTTCTGCTGGTTGACGCCTCAGAGGGGCCGCTTCCTCAGACAAGGTTTGTTCTGAAAAAAGCCCTCGACTTGAACCTGCCTCCAATAATCGTAATAAACAAGATAGACAGACAGGATGCCAGAATATCAGAGGTTCTCGATGAAATATACGACCTGTTTATAGACCTTGACGCAAAAGAGGAACAACTCGATTTCCCGATTATTTACACTAATGCCAAAAAAGGAGTGGCAAAGACTGATATCAACGACGATAGCACTGATCTGAAGGCACTTTTTGAGGCTATCGTCACAAGGATATCCCCCCCGGATGACAAAAGAACTGAAACGCTGCAAATACTCGTAACCAACATTGACTACAACGATTACGTCGGGAGGCTTGCAATCGGCCGTATTTTTTCCGGCACAATAAGAGTTGGAGATACTGTCTCAGTAATAAGAGCCCATGATGAGACGATGAAGACAAAAATAGTAACACTTTACACCTTTGACGGACTTAAGAGGGTGGATGCTGTAGAGTCCTGTTCGGGGGATATAATAGCGCTTTCCGGCATAGACGGTATTACCATAGGGGATACCGTAACGAGTGTTGACAACCCTAAGCCGCTGCCCCGTATAAAGGTGGATGAGCCTACGATTTCCATGTTGTTTTCCATAAACACGTCACCGTTTGCCGGTAAAGAGGGCAAGTTTGTAACATCGAGAAATCTCAGGGAGAGGCTCGAAAAAGAGCTTCTTTACAATGTCTCTATACGGGTAAATTTCTCGGCAATGGAGACGTTTGAGGTTATGGGCAGGGGGGAGCTGCAACTAGCCATTCTTATAGAGATGATGCGCCGCGAGGGGTATGAGCTTTCTGTGGCCATGCCCACGACAATTACAAAAGAAATAGACGGTAAGCTTCACGAGCCTATGGAAGTGCTGGTCATAGATGTGCCGGAGGACTATGTAGGCGTTATTACCAAACAAATAGGAATCCGTAAGGGGCGGATGCTTAAGATGCACAACAAGGGCTTTGGACGCGTGCGCCTTGAGTATAAAATACCCTCAAGGGGCCTTATCGGTTTTCGCTCGCAGTTCCTTACAGACACAAGAGGAACGGGTCTTTTAAATCACATTTTTGACGGCTATGAGCCATGGCAGGGGCCTATAAGCAAAAGACAAACAGGGGCCCTTGTTGCAGATAGACCCGGGCGCACAACCGGTTATGCTTTGTTTCATCTGCAGCCCAGGGGAACTCTCTTTATAACAGAAAATACTCAGGTCTATGAGGGAATGGTTATCGGGGAAAACTCCAGGGAAAACGATATAGACGTTAACATTACAAAAGAGAAAAAACTAACAAATATGCGGGCAAGCGGTTCCGATGATGCACTGTTGCTTGTGCCCCCTAAGATTATGAATCTTGACAATGCCCTTGAGTTTATCAAAGAGGACGAGCTTGTGGAAATTACTCCGCAGTCTATAAGGATTAGAAAAATGATACTGCAAGCCAATAAACGGCCTAAGAGAAAAACCGACTCAACAGAAGAGAAATAA